In Arthrobacter ramosus, one DNA window encodes the following:
- a CDS encoding NRAMP family divalent metal transporter: MTETKTLLAPSAALDTAHIGDIKGAFGTIRVNDEKPRSGIKARLKTLLAIMGPGLIVMVGDNDAGAFGTYTEAGQNYGTSLLWTLLLLVPVLYVNQEMVLRLGVVSGVGHARLILERFGKFWGAFSVIDLFILNALTIVTEFIGISLGLDYLGIPKIPGILLATAVIVGAASTGSFKRFERVCLTLVAGSLLLVPIIFMVHPDVGQVAHDFVVPGMPKGAGLSTVTLLIIGIVGTTVAPWQLFFQQSYIIDKRITPRFLKYEKADLWLGITIVIVGAAAIISFTAATFAGTPEFGNFTDAGGVAVGLEQHVGKVAGVLFALALIDASIIGAAAVGLSTSYALGDVLGLKHSLHRKVSDAKGFYAVFAGVLLLSAIVVLIPGSPLGLLTVGVQVLAGVLLPSATVFLLLLCNDNQVLGPWVNGRFMNVFTSAVIAVLVILSLVLTAGVLFPDMGSDAILGILIGGAAVSAVAGVVFLVYRRIHPTAPSPDAIDRSQRATWRMPPIALLTTPKLSTGYRIGLTVLRTYLLIAMILVIVRVVQLALGG, from the coding sequence ATGACCGAAACCAAGACCCTGCTAGCGCCCTCCGCAGCCCTGGACACAGCCCACATCGGCGACATCAAGGGTGCCTTCGGCACCATCCGCGTCAATGACGAAAAGCCGCGCTCGGGCATCAAAGCACGTCTGAAGACCCTGCTCGCGATCATGGGACCCGGGCTGATCGTCATGGTCGGCGACAACGATGCGGGCGCGTTCGGCACCTACACCGAAGCCGGACAGAACTACGGAACGTCGCTGCTCTGGACTCTGCTCCTGCTGGTCCCGGTGCTGTATGTGAACCAGGAAATGGTGCTGCGCCTGGGGGTCGTCTCCGGCGTCGGACATGCCCGCCTGATCCTGGAGCGGTTCGGCAAATTCTGGGGCGCGTTCAGCGTTATCGACCTGTTCATCCTCAACGCCCTGACCATTGTCACCGAATTCATCGGCATCAGCCTGGGCCTGGACTACCTGGGGATCCCCAAGATCCCGGGGATTCTCCTGGCCACCGCCGTGATTGTGGGCGCCGCGAGCACCGGTTCCTTCAAGCGGTTCGAGCGTGTCTGCCTGACACTGGTGGCCGGGTCCCTGCTGCTGGTGCCGATCATCTTCATGGTCCATCCCGACGTCGGACAAGTCGCCCACGACTTCGTCGTGCCCGGCATGCCCAAAGGCGCTGGCCTGTCCACGGTGACTTTGCTGATCATCGGGATCGTCGGAACCACCGTGGCGCCGTGGCAGCTGTTCTTCCAGCAGTCGTACATCATCGACAAACGCATCACCCCTCGGTTCCTGAAGTACGAGAAGGCAGATCTCTGGCTGGGAATCACCATCGTCATCGTGGGCGCAGCTGCAATCATTTCCTTCACGGCGGCGACGTTTGCCGGTACCCCGGAGTTCGGCAACTTCACCGACGCCGGCGGTGTCGCCGTCGGCCTGGAACAGCACGTCGGAAAGGTTGCTGGCGTCTTGTTTGCCCTGGCACTGATCGATGCCTCGATCATCGGGGCCGCCGCCGTCGGGCTCTCCACCTCCTATGCCCTCGGTGACGTATTGGGGCTCAAGCACTCCCTCCATCGGAAAGTCTCCGATGCTAAAGGCTTCTACGCCGTGTTCGCCGGAGTCCTGCTCCTCTCGGCCATTGTGGTCCTGATCCCGGGCAGCCCTTTGGGTTTGCTCACGGTCGGGGTCCAGGTGCTGGCCGGAGTCCTGCTTCCCTCGGCCACGGTGTTCCTGCTGCTGCTGTGCAATGACAATCAGGTGTTGGGACCTTGGGTGAACGGGCGCTTCATGAACGTCTTCACCTCAGCGGTGATCGCGGTCCTAGTGATCCTTTCCTTGGTCCTGACCGCCGGGGTGTTGTTTCCGGACATGGGCTCGGACGCCATCCTCGGCATCCTCATCGGAGGCGCCGCCGTCTCCGCCGTCGCGGGGGTCGTGTTCCTGGTTTACCGCAGGATCCACCCCACAGCGCCGAGCCCCGACGCGATCGACCGCTCTCAGCGGGCGACCTGGCGCATGCCCCCGATTGCCCTGCTCACCACCCCCAAACTCTCCACCGGTTACCGGATCGGTCTGACGGTCCTGCGCACCTACTTGCTGATCGCGATGATCCTGGTCATCGTCCGGGTGGTCCAGCTCGCCCTTGGCGGCTGA
- a CDS encoding ArsR/SmtB family transcription factor produces the protein MDADNAVCGREPDSQYVELAVEVFALLADATRVRIILALRDGELPVSQLAELVHKSQASVSQHLAKLRLGRVVTTRQAGTRVYYRLANEHVRQLVTDAIFQAEHSLDGTPRHHHADVMDEV, from the coding sequence ATGGATGCAGATAACGCTGTGTGTGGCCGGGAGCCGGATAGCCAGTACGTCGAACTCGCGGTCGAGGTCTTTGCGCTGCTCGCCGACGCCACCCGGGTCCGCATCATTCTTGCGCTGCGCGACGGCGAATTGCCAGTCAGCCAGCTGGCGGAACTGGTCCACAAATCCCAGGCATCGGTGTCCCAGCATCTGGCCAAGCTCCGCCTCGGGCGCGTGGTCACCACAAGGCAGGCCGGAACCCGCGTGTACTACCGCCTCGCCAACGAGCACGTCCGCCAACTCGTCACCGATGCGATCTTCCAGGCCGAACATTCCCTTGACGGAACCCCGCGCCACCACCACGCTGACGTCATGGACGAGGTGTGA
- a CDS encoding LCP family protein: MNDGHHRQLGKRRKAEASPGGTATSAGPRHMRRKSRRKSVILISATAVAATVALAAAVAVTYVGATAVAANNNVHRSDVLKDLKTLPQAVPKLSQDTNILVMGLDTRVDEKGKPLPPEMYDALHAGDENIGGYNSNVLMLIHIPADGSKATGISIPRDDYVQVDGIPGSGPFKAKIKEAYGYGFAAEKTSLINAGKPDDDATYQAARDAGRKAEIATVTKFLGSVHIDHFIEVTMAAFYQTAQAIAPITVCVNRATQDTFSGADFKAGMQQIDAKQAMAFVRQRRDTSDPTYLFSDLDRERRQQAFIASVSHQLKDAGTFTDIGKMQGVLDAVSKNIVVDSELNLIQLAQQATSLTGGNISFSTLPITGFGTSPDGASINTVNVNQVQATVKELLTPVPPAPPATTTATPTTAAASPAAPAPEAPPASEAATQAPATPSAPASNVYADSTGALQGGAIPCVK; this comes from the coding sequence ATGAATGATGGGCACCACCGCCAGCTCGGCAAACGACGGAAGGCGGAGGCTTCACCCGGCGGGACCGCAACCTCCGCGGGTCCCCGCCATATGCGTCGCAAGTCCCGGCGCAAGTCCGTCATCCTGATATCGGCCACGGCGGTCGCTGCAACCGTGGCCCTGGCCGCCGCCGTCGCGGTCACCTATGTGGGCGCGACGGCGGTTGCGGCCAACAACAACGTTCACCGCTCTGATGTCCTCAAGGATCTGAAAACGCTGCCCCAAGCGGTGCCGAAGCTGAGCCAGGACACGAACATCCTGGTCATGGGCCTCGATACAAGGGTTGATGAGAAAGGCAAGCCTCTTCCTCCGGAGATGTATGACGCATTGCACGCGGGCGATGAGAATATCGGCGGCTACAACTCCAACGTCCTGATGCTCATCCACATCCCCGCGGACGGTTCCAAAGCCACGGGAATCTCGATTCCCCGGGATGACTACGTCCAGGTTGACGGTATACCGGGAAGCGGCCCGTTCAAAGCCAAAATCAAGGAGGCGTACGGCTACGGTTTCGCGGCAGAGAAGACCTCCTTGATCAACGCGGGAAAGCCCGACGACGACGCGACCTACCAGGCGGCCCGCGACGCCGGACGCAAAGCCGAAATAGCCACCGTGACCAAGTTCCTGGGCAGCGTGCACATCGACCACTTCATCGAAGTCACCATGGCCGCGTTCTACCAGACGGCCCAAGCGATCGCACCCATCACCGTGTGCGTCAACCGGGCAACCCAGGACACCTTCTCCGGGGCCGACTTCAAAGCGGGCATGCAGCAGATCGATGCCAAACAGGCCATGGCCTTCGTCCGGCAGCGCCGGGACACGTCCGACCCGACGTACCTCTTCTCGGACCTGGACCGCGAACGCCGCCAACAGGCCTTCATCGCCTCGGTCTCCCACCAGCTCAAAGACGCCGGGACCTTCACCGATATCGGGAAAATGCAGGGTGTCCTGGACGCCGTGAGCAAGAACATCGTGGTTGATTCGGAGTTGAACCTGATCCAGCTCGCCCAGCAAGCCACGTCCCTGACCGGGGGCAACATCTCCTTCAGCACCCTGCCGATCACAGGCTTCGGCACCTCCCCGGATGGCGCCTCCATCAACACCGTGAACGTCAACCAGGTGCAGGCCACCGTGAAGGAACTCCTCACCCCGGTCCCGCCGGCTCCTCCAGCTACGACGACGGCGACCCCGACGACGGCGGCTGCCTCGCCTGCGGCACCCGCACCCGAAGCGCCACCCGCTTCGGAAGCCGCAACCCAAGCACCAGCCACCCCGTCAGCACCTGCAAGCAACGTCTACGCGGATTCCACCGGGGCCCTCCAAGGCGGTGCCATTCCCTGCGTGAAATAG